In the genome of Hyphomicrobium sp. ghe19, the window GCCCCCGCACCGAACGTCTCGTTATAGTCAGAAGGATATATAGCCACACAGCTATAACGATGGGCAAGCGTAAATCGTCGCACCGGTTTTCGCGGTGCGACGACGCTCATTGGCAGGGAGTAAACTTATTCGCCTCTCGCTATCGCGATGAGACGCAAACGTATCCGCTCAGATGATGCTCTTCGCGTAGAGGTCGGTGCGGCGGTCGCGGAAGAATCCCCACTCGGCGCGATACGTTTCGATGAGGTCGAGATCGAAGGTGTGAATGAGAACGCCTTCGTCCTGCGCGCCGAATTTCTGGACGAGTTCGCCGCGGTGGTCAGAGATGAAAGAGTGGCCGTAGTACTTCTGCTTCACGCCATCGTTGTCTTCCTCGCCGATGCGATTGGCTGCAACGATCGGCACGGAGTTCGAAACGGCGTGGCCCTGCATCGCGCGCTGCCACTGGAGATGCGTGTCGAGTGACGGATCGTAAGGTTCCGATCCGATTGCGGTCGGATAGAATAAGATCTCGGCGCCTTGGAGAACCATGGCGCGGGCGCTTTCCGGGTACCATTGATCCCAGCAGATGCCGACGCCGATCTTTCCGCGTTTCGTATTCCACGTCTTGAAGCCGGTATCGCCCGGCCGGAAATAATACTTTTCCTGGTAGCCGGGGCCGTCCGGAATATGGCTCTTGCGATAAACGCCGAGGATTTCGCCGTCTGCGTCGGCAATTGCGATGCTGTTGTAGTAGCGGGGGCCGTCCTTCTCGAAGAACGATATCGGGATGACGACCTTCAGCGACTTCGCGATCTCGCGGAGTGCGATCACGCACGGATGCTCCATCACCGGATGCGCGGTTTCAAACCACTTCGGGTCCTGACGCGTGCAGAAGTAGATGCCTTCGAACAGCTCGGACGGCAGAATGATTTCTGCGCCGCGGTCAGCGGCCTCGCGAACAAGCGCTTCCGTCTTGGCGATATTGATTTTGATATCGTGTCCGTAGGACGTCTGAATGCTGCCGACCGTGATCGAGCGTCGCGCCATCTTACAGGGGCTCCTGTTGTGTGATGCAGTGAAATGATCCGCCGCCGGCCAGTCCGCAGCCAAGCAAACCGCGAGACGATACGCCAACAACTGCGCGTGTGGGAAAAACGGCCTGTAAAGCCTGAAGCGCGTCTGCCTCTGTCGCAGTTCCATAAATCGGCACAACGACAACGTCGTTGGCGATTATGAAGTTCATATGGGAAGCCGGCGAAACGTCACCAAGGGCATTGCGGTAAAGGCCGACACCCGGAATGCGAATGACCTCGAGCTTGCGGCCGAGCGCGTCGGTCGCGGCTTCAAGGCGCGCCGCGATGGCGTTCAACGTTTCAGCGTTCGGATCATCGGGGCCGGCGGGCGCCTGGCAGACGACGCGGCCAGGCGCGACGAAGCGCGCGATGTTGTCGACGTGCCCGTCGGTGTGGTCGTTCTTGAGGCCTTCATCGATCCAGATGACCGTCTTCGCGCCGAACGCTTCGGAGAGCGCCTGTTCAGCTGCTTCTTTCGTCCAGCCATTGCGATTGGGGTTGAGCAACGTCTGCCGCGTCGTCAGGATCGTGCCTTCTCCGTCGTGGTCGACGGCGCCGCCTTCGAGCACAAAATCAAAACGGCGAATGGGCGTCTTCGCAAGCTCGGCAACGTCGTCGCCGACGGTTGCGTCATCGGGGAGATCGTATTTTCCGCCCCAGCTGTTTGTCTTGAAGCGAAGAGCAACGGCGTTGTTGCGGCTCCGTGCGAAAATCGGGCCGGTGTCGCGTAGCCAGATATCGCCGTACTTCGCGGGGATGATTTCGGCCGCATCGCCGAGTGCTGCGAGCGCCGAGTTGCGCGCTTCTTCGCCGTTCGCGAGAAGCCGGACCTTGTTGCCGGCGATGCTGAGCGCGCGTATGAGCGCCGCCACGTCGCGACGGGGCGTTTCGAGATCGCCGCGCCATTCATCCGGATCGGCCGGCCATGCGGTCCAAATCGCCTTTTGAGGCGCCCATTCGGCGGGCGTCACCACCGGCGTTTTGTCCGCCACTGCGTTCATTCTCAGGTCCTCACAATTATCGTTTCGAGACGCATTTTATCATCGAGCACGCGATGTCGGGGATCGAGACCCCCTCGTCAAGGCCAGAGATGGCCGAGGAGGTGCGTCACACCGCAAATTCGCGCGGTCGAGGGTCCTATCCGACAATGACGATGGTGAGATGACGGTATTGGTGCGGTCGAAGGGCCGAGGCGGGGCCTTGACGACGGGGAGCACATGCAAGGAGCCGTAGAATACAGCACCTGAAAAAAAGCGGGAGCGGCTGCCGATGATGGGGCGCGTGCCGAGTGAAACGCCCTGACGCCATCGGGGCCAGCCGGTCCCGTGGAATGTAAAATGCCGATTGATTCGTTAACAGATCGTTAACTCGTCAGTGTGCGGCGCGTCCGTTCCGGCTGTGCCAGTGCGAAACCGTCAGGCGCGCCTGCCGAACATCGATGCAAACAGGCCGACGATGATTAGTGCCGGGATGACGATGAGCGCGATGGCGCCGATTGTTACCGCGATGCCGAGCATCAGGAATGCCATGACGGCGAACAGCAGGACCGCCGCCACGAATATCACAAACTTGACCGCCCATTCCCGCCAGCCGGTGAGCACCGTGGTCTCGCCGTTTCTCGTAATGACGATCATGGTCTCAACCTCTATTTGAACTTCATACCGGTTCAGAATTTAATGTCGTTACGGAACTCGTGCAGCCATTGCGTCGGCGATTTCCTGTGATCCCTGGATGACGATATTTGTACCACAAGCTTGGAGGTGCGTTACCTCAGCGTCGGAATGACCTCGCACGATGATCGGCAACCCGGGGTTCGCTGCCCGGGCCTGGGCCACAATTTGCCCTGCTTCGAAGCTGTCGGGGATGGCGACGAGCAGACATTTTGCTTGCTGCAGATTTGCAAATTTGAGAAGGGCCACGGCGTTGCCCGCGACTGCTTCAACCTTCTTTTCCTTGAGCTTGTTCACGACGTCATCGTTCTCGTCGATGACGTACATCGGTATATGCCGCCGTTCCAGTATTTCGCCGATAGGACGTCCTACACGGCCATAGCCGATCAATACGGCGTGGTCCTGCAACGCCGTCTTTTCGATTTTGACGGGCGGTGCCGGCTGAGGCGCGTTCGCCGCCTCTCGCTTTTCGAGCTTCTCCTCATACCGGTCGAGCGCGAAGAAGAGCAGCGGGTTCAGCATTATGGAGCCGATGGCGCCAGCCAGGACGAGTTCCCGGCCCAGTTCGGGCAAGACGCCGAGCGTGACGCCTAGGCCCGCCAGAATAAACGAGAACTCGCCGATCTGCGCCAAGCTGACTGAAATCGTGAGCGCGGTCGTCGCGGGATAGCCGAATGCGCGAACAATGCCGTAGGCCGCCACCGATTTGCCGACGATGATGATCGTCAGCGTCGCTATGACGGCAAGAGGATCGCGGAGAAGAATGGCCGGATCGAACAACATGCCAACGGATATGAAGAAGAGCACCGCAAAGGCATCTCGCAGCGGAAGTGTTTCAGATGCCGCCTGCTGACTGAGCGTCGATTCGCTCAGGATCATGCCGGCGAAGAAGGCGCCAAGTGCGAATGACACGCCGAACAGCTTGGCCGCTCCGAAGGCCGTTCCGAGCGCAATCGCGAGTACGGCCAGGCGGAAGAGTTCTCGAGATCCGGTGTGGGCAGCGTAGTGCAAAATCCATGGAATAATTCGGCGGCCAGCGACGAGCATCAGAACAACGAAGGCGACGATCTGGAGTACGGTGACTGCAAACGTCTTGAGAAGATCGAAGTTCTCAGCTTGGCTTGTCGCCACGTCCGTTGTGGTGGCGGTGAACAGTGGGAGCAGCGCCGGCAGCAGCACCAGCGTCAGCACCATCACGACGTCTTCGACGATGAGCCATCCGACGGCGATGCGGCCACGTTCGGTATTGAGAAGCCGTCTCGCCTGCATCGCTCGCAACAATACGACGGTACTTGCGACGGAGAGCGCGAGGCCCATAACGATGCCGGCTCCCGGCTGCCAGCCGAGATGAAGCGAAAGGCCTAAGCCGAGCAGCGTCGCGACGATGATCTGAACTACGGCGCCCGGGATCGCGATGGCTCGGACCGACCAGAGGTCTTTCATCGAGAAATGCAGCCCGACACCGAACATCAACAAGATGATGCCGACTTCCGCGAGCTCGGAGGCGATCGTCTGATCAGCAACAAAACCGGGCGTTCGCGGGCCGAGCGCTACGCCTGCAATAAGGTATCCGACGAGCGGCGAAGCGCGGAGACGCTGCGCTATCGCTCCAAATATGAAGGCCAAACTGAGGCCGACGACGATCGTAGCTATCAGGGGTGTTTCGTGAGGCATCGAATCCTTCTTCCGGACGGAGGAAGGCCGCACTTTTCACTACGAGCGTCGCAATTTCAACCTCGGTGCCATCTGGACGCTCTGTGGGGCGTCTCAGATGGTCACGGCGGAGGCTCGCGGTCAGCGAGCGGGAGAAACGAGACTTACGTCTTGTTTCGTTGGCCGAGCGTGCGCAAACGCAGCGCATTGAGCTTGATGAAGCCTTCGGCGTCCTTCTGGTCGTAAGCGCCTTTGTCGTCTTCGAACGTGACGAGCGTCGGCGAATAAAGTGTCTTCGGGCTCGCGCGGCCGATGACGATGACATTGCCCTTGTAGAGTTCGAGCGTTACTTCGCCCTCGACGTTCTCCTGGCTCTTGTCGATCAGGGCCTGAAGCATCTCGCGCTCGGGCGAGAACCAGAAGCCGTTGTAGATCAGCTCGGCGTAGCGCGGCATGATCTCGTCTTTGAGATGCGATGCGCCGCGATCGAGCGTCAGGCTTTCGATGGCGCGATGGGCGGTAAGCAGGATCGTGCCGCCGGGTGTTTCGTAAACGCCGCGCGATTTCATTCCGACGAAGCGGTTCTCGACGAGATCGAGACGGCCAATGCCGTTGTCGCGCCCGAGATCGTTCAAGGCCTTCAAGAGCGTGGCGGGCGAAAGCTTCTTGCCATCGAGCGAGACGGGATCGCCCTTTTCGAAGCCGATCTTGATGGTCGTCACCTTGTCGGGCGCGGTCATCGGCGAGATGGTGCGCTGATAGACCATCTCGGGCGGCTTCGTCGCGGGGTCTTCGAGCACTTTGCCTTCCGACGAGGAGTGCAGAAGGTTGGCGTCGACCGAGAATGGGCTCTCGCCCTCCTTGTCCTTGGCGACGGGGATCTGGTTCTGGCGAGCGAAATCCAGAAGGTCTTCGCGGCCCTTGAACTTCCATTCGCGCCAGGGCGCGATGATCTTGATGCCGGGCTCGAGCGCATAATAGCCGAGCTCGAATCTCACCTGATCGTTGCCCTTGCCTGTCGCGCCGTGGCAGACGGCGTCGGCGCCGACCTTGCGGGCGATCTCGATCTGCTTCTTCGCGATCAGCGGACGGGCGATGGACGTGCCGAGCAAATAAACGCCTTCGTAGACCGTGTTGGCGCGAAACATCGGGAATACGAAATCGCGGACGAATTCCTCGCGCAGGTCTTCGATGAAGATGTTCTCTTCCTTGATGCCGAGCATCAGGGCCTTCTTGCGGGCCGGCTCCAGCTCTTCACCCTGTCCGAGGTCGGCGGTGAACGTCACGACTTCGGCGCCGTAGGTCTCCTGCAGCCACTTGAGGATGATCGAAGTGTCTAAACCGCCGGAATAGGCGAGAACGACCTTTTTCACGGATTTAGGCGCGGCGCTCATGGGAGATCTGGCTTTCGAATTTGGAATGGGACGGAAACGCGCGGCACTATAGGGTCGGCGGCGCTGCCTGCAAGTCCGGTTGATGCCATGTCCTACATGTCGCAATCGGGCTTAGACATTAACGACAGCGGGCTCAACTGAGGAAGCGCAATGAAACCGACTATCGTCTTCTGGTACGAGTTCGCGTCGACCTACTCTTACCTGAGCGCCATGCGGATCGAGGAAACGGCAGCCGAGGCCAACGTCGCCGTCGATTGGAAGCCATTTCTGCTCGGGCCGATTTTCAAATCGCAGGGCTGGGAAACCTCGCCTTTCAATATCTATCCGGCGAAGGGCCGCTACATGGTGCGGGACATTGGACGCACCGCGGCGTCGCGCGGAATTCCTTTCCAGATGCCGGCGTCGTTTCCGGCCAACGGATTGAAGGCGGCGCGCCTTGCGATCGCGGCGCGAAGCAAAGGCGCGGACGCCGCATTCAGCCGTGCGGTCTTTGCCGCGGCCTTTGCCAAGGGTTTGGACATCTCCGATGACGCTGTGTTGACGGATTGCCTGACGAGCACCGGTCTCGAGGCGGACGATCTGCGGCGGCTCAGTACGGATATCGCGGTCAAGTCGGAGTTGCGGGCCAATACGGAAGAGGCGCAGGCGCTCGGGATATTCGGTGCGCCGAGTTTCAGCACGCCGGATGGGGAAATGTTCTGGGGAGACGACCGGCTCGACCAAGCTTTGGCCTGGGCGAGGAAGCGCGCGCCCGAATGAATGAGGCTTGATTTTCCAACGTTTTGAGCCGGATGCGGGCTTAGGCGATGGCTTCCCGGCGGGTATTTGTGGCGCAAATGACGCGCATTAACCGCTTCCGCACCGCAGCAAACTCATGAACACAAAAAAGGCTTCGCAAAGGTGTTTGCGATGTTTCTGTCCAACGTCAACTGATAGAAGCACGGGAATATATCTCATCGGGGGAGAGCGGCCGTGATCAGGTCGAATCGCATCGTCGGGAATCTGGTGTGGTTAGGTTTGCTCGGCTGCGCCATGGCGCTGCCGCTGGCCGCCGAAGAGATCACCGTAACGATCCCACCGGACGATCCGCCGGCACAAACGGCGGCGCCAGCTCAGGCACCTGATCAGGCGGCGCCGCAGCCCGCGGCAGTCCCGGCCTTCACGCCTCACGACAATCTCCAGAAGTCCGCCGACAGCAGCGATCCGACTGCGCATCCGACGGATTCCGTCGCGGCGCCAGCTCCAGCTGCTACGGTCAAACACAAGCAGAAGGCAGCGGCTGCTCCTGCCGCCGCGCCGGCTCCGGCGCCAGCTGATGGTTCGGCCATGCCGGCTGCAACCGACGGAACGACAAAGCCCGCCGAAAAGCCGAAGACGGCGAAAGCGAATTCGCCATGCTTCAATATCGATGAGAACGCCTGCGGCGAACTCAGTAAAGTTTGCATCTGGGTTGCGGCGGGCACCAACGACGCGGGCAAGCCGACGAAGGCCCGGTGCCGGTCCCTGGCAATTCTGAAGAGAGAAGAAGAGAAGGCCGCAAAAGCTGCCAAGGCGACTGGCGCCACGCCGGAAGTTCTGCCGTGGGCCACGAACGGCGCAGCAGCGCCGCCGGCGGCTGCCGATGGGGCCGCTGCGGCTCCTCCGGCCGATGCAACCAAGACTGCCAAGAAGACGAAGACGGCCGCCGTGAAGAAGACGCCGAAGCCGAAGCCCGAAACGGTCAACGCCGCGCCAGCTCCTGCTGTTGGCGACGCGGATGCCGCGGCTGCGCCCGCTTCCGGTTCAGCTCCGGAGCCTGACGCGCAATAGGGGTTTCAGGTTGAATCCGTAGCGCCTGCCGGGTCGATCCCTCGTCGGGCGGGGCTTATCTTCAGTGCAAATAGGCCGACCACGGCGAACGCGGCGCGAAGTGCCGGTCCATCGCTTGGCGTCCTTCGGGATTTCCAAATACGAGCCGCCACTGCGTACATGCGGCGTCCGCCGCATCCATCGCTGATGTGCTTGCCCGGGCCGTCGGTGCCGCCACTGCATACGGCACGCCGTAGGACAGCATCATCGCCATCATGGGACCCTGATAGAGCGTCCAAGGCGAACTGCCCCAGTATGCCTGAACCGATGCGGGCCAGAACGTATCGCCGCCCGGAAATACGCGCGACGCGGCGACGGCCTGCGTCGCGCCGGGCCAGTAAGCGAGAGATGCGCCGGCCATCGCCAACCACGCCTGCATGATTTCGTTCTGGAAGGGTGCGGGCGCGTGGGCCACCGGGGTCCAATCACCGAACCAAGCAGACCAGGCCAAGGGCTGCGGTGCAGGAGGTTCAGGCGCGAGGAGACCTTCCGGCGTCATGTCGTCGTAAAGGCGTTTCTGACACGCCAAGCCTGCGGCTACGGAAGCCTGCCCCATCTCGAACATGGCTTCCGTCGCTTTCTGCAGAAAGCGGAAATGCAGGGCGCAATCGAACAAAATACTGTCCCTCAGGTTCGGCTTTGACGGTACCAGGGATGGTGCGTCGCAGCAACGATGAAGCCGTTCTGCCGCACTGTTGGTTAATCAACTGTTCGCGAGGTCGGCCACCCGAAGGGGGTCAGTGCAGCGTCTGCGTTTTATCGCGGCCGTTTGGCGCCGGGTTGCCGTCGCTATCGATCATCTCGTCGTCGCTCTCGTTTGCCATGGCGGCAGCAGCGTCGTCGGACCGTTGCCGGTCAGATCTTGTTTTCGACAGCGTCAGGCGCTGCATGATCGGACGCCCGCCGCGCGTTTGCTCGCCCTCGGTCGGCGGTCTCGTTATCACGACTTCGGCGCCGTCATTATAATTCTCGGCGCGTGGCGCCACTTCGGATGGCGTGGCCGTCACTCCAGCCGTCACTTCAGCTGTTGCTTCTGCTGTCTGGGGCACCGATGCCGTTCTCGCCTGACGCTCGCCATGCGGACGTCCTGCAAACTGACCGGCGGCGAGCCAATAAAAGAAGCCTCCGAAGAAGCCGATCGTGAGGAATGCCTTGACCGCGTAATTGTTGAGGATCGTCGTCGGCTGGCCCACGACCTCGCTCTCATATTGCGCGACGAAGCCGAGCATCGAGATCGCGACGCCGGCAAACAGATAGAACGTCAGCGAGCGGACGGAGAACGACTCGCTCAAAATCGCGACGATGAGAACGAAGACGGATGCGAAAATTCCGAGATGCGTTGCGGCCAGCAGACCGAGCTCGATTGTTTCGCCAGCCGTTTTCGGCAACCGCTCGATGGGCTCGGTCAGCACGTCGATAGGTGTCGTGACGAACATCACGGTCACGAGCCCCGCGGCCAAGCTCGCGAGTACGAACCCGAACATAACACGCGCTATTGTGCTGAGAAACCGTAGCACGACGACCCCGCCCCTGCGTCTCATCTCGTGCGAAATGTATATGAGTGAGCGCGGCGGGCTCAATCAAAATAACGCGGCGACCGCGGGAGAACCGCTCGTCAGGCGCCCTGGGACGCGGCGTTGCGCTCGCTGGCCGAGAGCTTGAGGCTTTCAGATCTAAGTTGCCCGCAGGCCGCAAGAATATCGCGTCCGCGGGGTGTGCGGACGGGGCTCGCGTAACCAGCCCGATTTACGACGTCTGCAAATCGTTCGATGGTTTCCCAATCCGAGCATTCATAACGCGTGTTCGGCCACGGATTGAACGGGATTAGGTTGATTTTGGCGGGAATTCCCGCGAGGAGGCGCACGAGCGCCCGCGCCTCCGCGAGGCTGTCGTTGACGCCTTTCAGCATCACATATTCGAACGTGATGCGCCGTGCATTCGAGAGCCCCGGATAATTGCGGCAGGCCTCGATAAGCTCAGCGATCGGATATTTGCGATTGAGCGGCACGAGTTCGTCGCGCAGCGCATCGTTCGTCGCGTGCAGCGAGATGGCGAGCATGGTGTCGGCTTCTTCGCCCCAACGCGGAATTTCGGGAACGACACCCGACGTCGACAGCGTGATGCGCCGCTTCGAGAGCGAGAGGCCTTCGCCGTCCGACGCGATATCCATCGCGGCTTTGACGTTGTCGAAATTGTAGAGCGGCTCGCCCATGCCCATCAGCACGACGTTCGTTATCTTGCGTTCGCTCTGCGGCAGCAGACGGCCGTCGTCGGGGCCCTTGGCGCCGGGCCAGTCACCGATGCGGTCGCGGGCCAGCATGATCTGGGCGACGATTTCTTCCGTCTCGAGATTGCGCACGAGCTTCTGCGTGCCGGTGTGGCAGAACGAGCAATTCAGCGTGCAGCCGACCTGGCTCGAAATGCAAAGCGTGCCGCGGTCGCTCTCGGGGATGTAGACGGTTTCGATTTCCGGCGCGCGTGCTTCGTGACCGCGCTTCGGGAGCCTGAGGAGCCATTTGCGCGTACCGTCGACGGAGATCTGTTCGGAGACGATCTCGGGACGATCCAGCGTGTACAGCTCTTCGAGCTGGCGGCGCAGATCCTTCGACACATCCGTCATGTCTTCGAAGCGGCTGACGCCGCGTACGTAGATCCAGCTCCAGAGCTGGCCGACGCGCATGCGGAGCTGCTTTTCCGGAACGCCGGCCGCGGCGAGCGCCAGTTTCAAGCGGTCGCGCGTCAACCCCGCGAGCGAGAGCTTGGCGGCGGGCTGGTCTGCGTCAATCTTGATTAAAGGCGCGGCGGTCATAGCGAAAACATGCTTTCGGTTCGGAAAGCGCTCCTTTTACAGGGGTTCGCGAAAAGTGCCTAGCGGCACATTTTCGCTACCTTTTTGTTGGCGCACGGCGACTCGCGTTCCGCGAGCCGGCCGCCATGCGCGGACGTGAGCGTTAATTACAGGATAAACCGGCTCAGATCGGCGTTCTTCGAAAGGGTTCCGACGCGTTCCGTCACGTAAGGGCCGTCGATTACCACGGTTTGCACGCCTCGGTCGGAGGCTTCGAACGAAACGTCGTCGAGGACGCGCTCGAGCACCGTCTGAAGCCGCCGGGCGCCGATGTTCTCAACGGTCGAGTTCACCTCGACGGCCGCGTCGGCGATGGCTTCAATCGCGTCCGGTTTGAATTCGAGCGTGACGCCTTCTGTCTGCAGCAGGGCCACGGATTGCCTGATGAGACTGACCTGCGGCTCCGTCAGGATGCGCTTCATGTCTTCGCGCGTCAGAGCATTCAGCTCGACGCGGATCGGGAGACGGCCCTGCAATTCCGGCAAGAGGTCGGAAGGTTTCGAGACGTGGAACGCGCCCGAGGCGATGAAGAGGATATGATCCGTCTTCACGGGGCCGTGCTTGGTCGCGACGGTCGTGCCTTCGATCAACGGCAGGAGATCGCGCTGCACGCCTTCGCGCGAGACGTCGGCACCGCCGCGCGCAGCGTCGCCGCGCGATGAAATCTTATCGATCTCATCAAGGAACACGATGCCGTTGTTTTCGACGGCGGTAATCGCTTCCCCCGCGATCTGATCGCTATCGATCAGCTTGTCGCTTTCTTCGGCAATGAGAATGTCGAAGCTATCCTGAACTGTGACTCGGCGCGACTTCGTTCGCTGCCCGAGCGCCTTGCCCAGCATCTCGCCGATGTTGATCGTCGCCATCGAGCCGCCCGGCATGTCGAACGAGGGGATGGGGGAGGAGGTATCGGCGACGAGGATGTCGATCTCCTTGTCGTTCAATTCATTGTTGCGGAGTTTCTTGCGGAAGCTGTCGCGTGTCGCGGGGGACGAGCCGGAGCCGACGAGCGCATCGAGCACGCGTTCTTCCGCGGATTTTTCGGCTTTCGCGCGGACGCCTTGGCGTTTCGTTTCCTTGACGAGGGCGATGCCGACTTCAACGAGATCGCGAACGATGCTGTCGACGTCGCGTCCGACGTAGCCGACCTCGGTGAACTTGGTCGCTTCGACCTTGAGGAACGGCGCACCCGCGAGCTTCGCCAACCGGCGGGAGATCTCCGTCTTGCCGACGCCCGTCGGGCCGATCATCAGGATGTTCTTCGGCAGAACTTCGTCGCGAAGCTCGCCGGTCAACTGCTGACGGCGCCAGCGGTTACGGAGGGCTATGGCGACGGCACGCTTGGCGTCGGCTTGGCCGACGATGTAGCGGTCTAGTTCGGATACGATTTCGCGCGGTGAAAAATTCGTCATTGTCTCGCTTCAGGAAGATAGGGAGCAAAGGCGGTTTTTTGCAGGTGCGGCAAAAGCCTGTTCCTGATCGGGTGCCAAAAGA includes:
- the aguB gene encoding N-carbamoylputrescine amidase, with product MARRSITVGSIQTSYGHDIKINIAKTEALVREAADRGAEIILPSELFEGIYFCTRQDPKWFETAHPVMEHPCVIALREIAKSLKVVIPISFFEKDGPRYYNSIAIADADGEILGVYRKSHIPDGPGYQEKYYFRPGDTGFKTWNTKRGKIGVGICWDQWYPESARAMVLQGAEILFYPTAIGSEPYDPSLDTHLQWQRAMQGHAVSNSVPIVAANRIGEEDNDGVKQKYYGHSFISDHRGELVQKFGAQDEGVLIHTFDLDLIETYRAEWGFFRDRRTDLYAKSII
- the ybaL gene encoding YbaL family putative K(+) efflux transporter codes for the protein MPHETPLIATIVVGLSLAFIFGAIAQRLRASPLVGYLIAGVALGPRTPGFVADQTIASELAEVGIILLMFGVGLHFSMKDLWSVRAIAIPGAVVQIIVATLLGLGLSLHLGWQPGAGIVMGLALSVASTVVLLRAMQARRLLNTERGRIAVGWLIVEDVVMVLTLVLLPALLPLFTATTTDVATSQAENFDLLKTFAVTVLQIVAFVVLMLVAGRRIIPWILHYAAHTGSRELFRLAVLAIALGTAFGAAKLFGVSFALGAFFAGMILSESTLSQQAASETLPLRDAFAVLFFISVGMLFDPAILLRDPLAVIATLTIIIVGKSVAAYGIVRAFGYPATTALTISVSLAQIGEFSFILAGLGVTLGVLPELGRELVLAGAIGSIMLNPLLFFALDRYEEKLEKREAANAPQPAPPVKIEKTALQDHAVLIGYGRVGRPIGEILERRHIPMYVIDENDDVVNKLKEKKVEAVAGNAVALLKFANLQQAKCLLVAIPDSFEAGQIVAQARAANPGLPIIVRGHSDAEVTHLQACGTNIVIQGSQEIADAMAARVP
- a CDS encoding 2-hydroxychromene-2-carboxylate isomerase produces the protein MKPTIVFWYEFASTYSYLSAMRIEETAAEANVAVDWKPFLLGPIFKSQGWETSPFNIYPAKGRYMVRDIGRTAASRGIPFQMPASFPANGLKAARLAIAARSKGADAAFSRAVFAAAFAKGLDISDDAVLTDCLTSTGLEADDLRRLSTDIAVKSELRANTEEAQALGIFGAPSFSTPDGEMFWGDDRLDQALAWARKRAPE
- a CDS encoding agmatine deiminase family protein, with translation MNAVADKTPVVTPAEWAPQKAIWTAWPADPDEWRGDLETPRRDVAALIRALSIAGNKVRLLANGEEARNSALAALGDAAEIIPAKYGDIWLRDTGPIFARSRNNAVALRFKTNSWGGKYDLPDDATVGDDVAELAKTPIRRFDFVLEGGAVDHDGEGTILTTRQTLLNPNRNGWTKEAAEQALSEAFGAKTVIWIDEGLKNDHTDGHVDNIARFVAPGRVVCQAPAGPDDPNAETLNAIAARLEAATDALGRKLEVIRIPGVGLYRNALGDVSPASHMNFIIANDVVVVPIYGTATEADALQALQAVFPTRAVVGVSSRGLLGCGLAGGGSFHCITQQEPL
- the rlmN gene encoding 23S rRNA (adenine(2503)-C(2))-methyltransferase RlmN, with the protein product MTAAPLIKIDADQPAAKLSLAGLTRDRLKLALAAAGVPEKQLRMRVGQLWSWIYVRGVSRFEDMTDVSKDLRRQLEELYTLDRPEIVSEQISVDGTRKWLLRLPKRGHEARAPEIETVYIPESDRGTLCISSQVGCTLNCSFCHTGTQKLVRNLETEEIVAQIMLARDRIGDWPGAKGPDDGRLLPQSERKITNVVLMGMGEPLYNFDNVKAAMDIASDGEGLSLSKRRITLSTSGVVPEIPRWGEEADTMLAISLHATNDALRDELVPLNRKYPIAELIEACRNYPGLSNARRITFEYVMLKGVNDSLAEARALVRLLAGIPAKINLIPFNPWPNTRYECSDWETIERFADVVNRAGYASPVRTPRGRDILAACGQLRSESLKLSASERNAASQGA
- a CDS encoding argininosuccinate synthase; the encoded protein is MSAAPKSVKKVVLAYSGGLDTSIILKWLQETYGAEVVTFTADLGQGEELEPARKKALMLGIKEENIFIEDLREEFVRDFVFPMFRANTVYEGVYLLGTSIARPLIAKKQIEIARKVGADAVCHGATGKGNDQVRFELGYYALEPGIKIIAPWREWKFKGREDLLDFARQNQIPVAKDKEGESPFSVDANLLHSSSEGKVLEDPATKPPEMVYQRTISPMTAPDKVTTIKIGFEKGDPVSLDGKKLSPATLLKALNDLGRDNGIGRLDLVENRFVGMKSRGVYETPGGTILLTAHRAIESLTLDRGASHLKDEIMPRYAELIYNGFWFSPEREMLQALIDKSQENVEGEVTLELYKGNVIVIGRASPKTLYSPTLVTFEDDKGAYDQKDAEGFIKLNALRLRTLGQRNKT
- the hslU gene encoding ATP-dependent protease ATPase subunit HslU, producing MTNFSPREIVSELDRYIVGQADAKRAVAIALRNRWRRQQLTGELRDEVLPKNILMIGPTGVGKTEISRRLAKLAGAPFLKVEATKFTEVGYVGRDVDSIVRDLVEVGIALVKETKRQGVRAKAEKSAEERVLDALVGSGSSPATRDSFRKKLRNNELNDKEIDILVADTSSPIPSFDMPGGSMATINIGEMLGKALGQRTKSRRVTVQDSFDILIAEESDKLIDSDQIAGEAITAVENNGIVFLDEIDKISSRGDAARGGADVSREGVQRDLLPLIEGTTVATKHGPVKTDHILFIASGAFHVSKPSDLLPELQGRLPIRVELNALTREDMKRILTEPQVSLIRQSVALLQTEGVTLEFKPDAIEAIADAAVEVNSTVENIGARRLQTVLERVLDDVSFEASDRGVQTVVIDGPYVTERVGTLSKNADLSRFIL